The proteins below are encoded in one region of Amycolatopsis acidiphila:
- a CDS encoding AMP-binding protein: protein MMHTARQDSPTGALVHHMLDGAVKDAPESPAVRDSAGRWSYRQLARHSVAFAAWLRRQGLRPGDRVLIQLPACREFAAMVFGVSRAGAVLVPLDPMTKAFQLRMIVADAEPAIVITAVPWASILRSIASVLVHEVDHVWAEVEDLCSSDPEVEQYENCPSDPAVLIYTSGSTGTPKAVVCPHRQIVFSCCALTSVLGYRSADVVFCRFPLSWDYGLYKLIMTCCARCEIVLAGGGTDLTLLSRMSETGTTVVPIVPSFAAMILRLAKREAGRLPRIRMFSNTGAALSPAMIQELSERFRGARVVRQYGQTEAKRITVMPPDEHNERLGSVGRALPGTEVWISDAAGNPLPAGRVGEIVVSGPHVMAGYWRNPEATRTVFRRDGRTGRVQLHTGDYGSLDEDGYLYFEGRRDEVFKRKGVRMSTTEIEQAAMDVAGVEAAAVVPPAEHHDLAIFAETALSASRVLKELADRLEPAKVPASCHVVDELPRTPNGKHARDEMAMLLKRSNG, encoded by the coding sequence ATGATGCACACCGCGCGGCAGGACTCACCCACGGGTGCTCTCGTGCACCACATGTTGGACGGTGCGGTGAAGGATGCGCCCGAATCGCCGGCGGTGCGAGATTCGGCAGGCCGTTGGAGTTATCGGCAACTGGCAAGACATAGCGTGGCTTTTGCAGCCTGGTTACGACGTCAAGGCCTACGACCTGGCGATCGCGTGCTCATCCAGCTACCTGCCTGCCGCGAGTTCGCGGCCATGGTCTTCGGCGTGTCGCGCGCCGGCGCCGTGCTCGTTCCGCTCGATCCGATGACCAAGGCCTTTCAGCTTCGCATGATCGTCGCCGACGCCGAGCCGGCCATCGTGATCACCGCTGTACCGTGGGCCTCGATACTGCGGTCGATCGCTTCGGTGCTGGTGCACGAGGTCGACCATGTATGGGCAGAAGTCGAAGACCTCTGCTCGTCCGATCCGGAGGTCGAGCAGTACGAGAACTGCCCGTCGGATCCGGCGGTACTCATTTATACGTCGGGCAGCACCGGGACCCCCAAAGCGGTAGTCTGTCCGCACCGGCAGATCGTTTTCAGCTGTTGCGCACTGACTTCGGTGCTGGGCTATCGGTCTGCGGATGTCGTCTTCTGCAGGTTCCCGCTTTCCTGGGACTACGGGTTGTACAAACTGATCATGACGTGCTGTGCCCGGTGCGAGATCGTGCTCGCCGGTGGCGGGACCGACCTCACTCTGCTCAGCCGGATGAGCGAAACCGGTACCACCGTGGTGCCGATCGTGCCGTCCTTCGCAGCCATGATTCTTCGTCTCGCGAAACGCGAGGCCGGACGACTTCCCCGAATCCGAATGTTCAGCAACACGGGGGCCGCGCTCTCGCCGGCGATGATCCAGGAGTTGTCCGAGCGGTTTCGCGGAGCGCGAGTGGTTCGGCAATACGGTCAGACGGAGGCGAAGAGGATCACCGTCATGCCGCCGGACGAACACAACGAGCGCCTCGGTTCGGTCGGCCGCGCCCTCCCGGGCACCGAGGTGTGGATCAGCGACGCCGCCGGCAATCCGCTCCCGGCCGGAAGGGTTGGCGAAATCGTCGTGTCCGGACCACATGTGATGGCCGGTTACTGGCGCAACCCGGAAGCCACCCGAACAGTGTTTCGCCGAGACGGCAGGACTGGACGAGTCCAGTTGCACACCGGTGACTACGGCTCTCTCGACGAGGACGGCTACCTGTACTTCGAAGGGCGGCGCGACGAGGTCTTCAAGCGCAAGGGCGTCCGCATGAGCACTACCGAGATCGAGCAGGCGGCGATGGACGTCGCAGGCGTCGAGGCGGCGGCGGTCGTGCCTCCGGCTGAACACCACGACCTGGCGATTTTCGCGGAGACAGCGCTTTCTGCGAGCCGAGTA
- a CDS encoding cobyric acid synthase, translating into MNGLLIAGTTSDAGKSLVTAGVCRWLARQGVRVAPFKAQNMSNNSMVCADGAEIGRAQWLQARAAGVEPEAAMNPVLLKPGSDHRSHVIALGKPFGTLEAGEYATGRAGLARIAFDTFAELRTRFDVVVCEGAGSPAEINLRAGDYVNMGLARRFDLPVLVVGDIDRGGVLAAMYGTQALLDKEDQALIAGWIVNKFRGDVGLLRPGLDRIEELTGRPVLGVLPWLDGVWIDSEDALAAAGWTREQRGGTLKVAVVRFPRASNATDVDALAAEPGVTVQLTAEPDVVRTSDIVVLPGSRATVDDLGWLRSRGLAEALSRRVGEGRPVLGICGGYQMLAREIRDDVESGAGAVRGLGLLPTTVSFSPEKVLGRPVGAWRGHEVEAYEIHHGSAVAQGEAEPFLDGWRAGPVWGTTWHGTLDNDGFRRAWLAEAAAQAGVAWSPSPGAPGFAALRESMLDRLADAVEEHLDTRALMRLIESGVTRANGEPAHPDR; encoded by the coding sequence ATGAACGGGCTGCTCATCGCCGGGACGACCTCCGACGCGGGCAAGAGCCTGGTGACCGCGGGGGTGTGCCGGTGGCTCGCCCGCCAGGGCGTGCGGGTCGCGCCGTTCAAGGCGCAGAACATGTCCAACAACTCGATGGTGTGTGCCGACGGGGCCGAAATCGGGCGTGCACAATGGCTTCAGGCGCGCGCGGCCGGTGTCGAGCCGGAAGCCGCGATGAACCCGGTGCTGCTCAAGCCGGGCAGCGATCACCGCAGTCACGTGATCGCGCTGGGCAAGCCGTTCGGGACGCTCGAGGCGGGCGAGTACGCGACCGGTCGCGCGGGCCTCGCGCGGATCGCGTTCGACACGTTCGCCGAGCTGCGGACGCGGTTCGACGTGGTCGTCTGCGAAGGGGCGGGCAGCCCGGCGGAGATCAACCTGCGCGCGGGCGACTACGTGAACATGGGGCTGGCGCGGCGGTTCGACCTGCCCGTGCTCGTCGTCGGGGACATCGATCGCGGCGGGGTGCTGGCCGCGATGTACGGCACGCAAGCGTTGCTGGACAAGGAAGACCAGGCGCTGATCGCGGGCTGGATCGTCAACAAGTTCCGCGGCGACGTGGGTCTGCTGCGCCCGGGCCTCGACCGCATCGAGGAGCTGACCGGGCGGCCCGTGCTGGGCGTGTTGCCGTGGCTCGACGGCGTGTGGATCGACTCCGAGGACGCGCTCGCCGCGGCCGGGTGGACCCGCGAACAGCGCGGCGGAACGCTGAAGGTCGCCGTGGTCCGGTTTCCGCGGGCGTCGAATGCGACCGATGTGGACGCTCTCGCGGCCGAACCCGGTGTCACGGTGCAGTTGACGGCCGAACCGGATGTGGTGCGCACCAGTGACATCGTCGTCCTGCCGGGAAGCCGGGCGACGGTGGACGACCTGGGCTGGCTGCGGTCCCGCGGCTTGGCGGAAGCGCTTTCACGGCGCGTCGGCGAGGGCCGTCCGGTGCTCGGGATCTGTGGTGGGTACCAGATGCTGGCGCGCGAGATCCGGGACGACGTCGAGTCCGGTGCGGGAGCGGTGCGTGGTCTCGGCCTGCTGCCGACGACCGTTTCGTTCTCACCGGAGAAGGTGCTCGGACGGCCGGTCGGGGCGTGGCGGGGGCACGAGGTCGAGGCGTACGAGATCCATCACGGCAGCGCCGTCGCCCAGGGGGAGGCCGAACCGTTCCTCGACGGGTGGCGTGCCGGCCCGGTCTGGGGCACGACCTGGCACGGGACGCTCGACAACGACGGGTTCCGCCGCGCGTGGCTGGCGGAAGCGGCGGCCCAGGCGGGGGTGGCGTGGTCGCCGAGCCCAGGTGCGCCCGGCTTCGCGGCCCTGCGGGAGTCGATGCTGGACCGCCTGGCGGACGCCGTCGAGGAGCATCTGGACACGCGGGCGCTCATGCGGCTCATCGAGTCCGGGGTGACACGGGCCAATGGGGAGCCGGCCCACCCCGACCGCTGA
- a CDS encoding acyl-CoA dehydrogenase family protein, which yields MAELSSSGAVRQLYGETPRGNLDPLVLRRLIGRACQDGRLGPVLALSVQLATALPLLAESAVTPCAREVLDACLAGEEVVAVAATDETAGSDLVGAKSAVALEGTEKLVLRGRKRWVTSALFARHALVLAKHRPGRHFTNFTWFLVPLAAAGVSVSPVDTTLFEGAGLGHLTFDGVEIAPEWVLGGFGRGLAMFSRHITVERLASATWAIHLCHTVISRTVRRLDDRQVDDLPLSRNPAVRQRLAGCLVQLHGLNALWERLRERIAVEHDAVAGALLKAASAATVDQVMTACSQFHGADGFRSGGVQQMRAEAAVFGIGGGATELMLDVVADHLPALLKELES from the coding sequence ATGGCCGAGCTGAGTAGCTCCGGTGCGGTCCGTCAGCTTTATGGCGAGACGCCCCGAGGCAATCTGGACCCACTCGTACTGAGACGTCTGATCGGGCGAGCCTGCCAGGACGGCCGGCTGGGGCCCGTCCTCGCCCTCTCTGTTCAGCTTGCCACGGCGCTTCCGCTCTTGGCCGAATCGGCCGTCACGCCGTGCGCGAGAGAGGTGCTGGACGCTTGTCTCGCTGGTGAAGAAGTTGTGGCCGTGGCGGCCACCGATGAAACAGCCGGATCGGATCTCGTGGGTGCGAAAAGCGCCGTCGCACTCGAGGGGACGGAAAAACTGGTGCTCCGCGGTCGTAAGCGCTGGGTGACATCCGCGCTCTTCGCCCGCCACGCACTCGTACTGGCCAAACATCGACCTGGGCGGCACTTCACGAACTTCACCTGGTTTCTCGTACCCCTGGCCGCCGCCGGCGTTTCGGTCAGCCCGGTGGACACGACACTGTTCGAAGGTGCAGGCCTCGGGCACCTGACCTTCGACGGAGTCGAAATCGCACCCGAATGGGTCCTCGGGGGCTTCGGCCGCGGTCTTGCCATGTTCTCCCGACACATCACGGTCGAGCGGCTGGCCTCCGCTACCTGGGCGATCCACCTGTGTCACACGGTCATCTCCCGGACGGTGCGGCGACTCGACGACCGGCAGGTCGACGATCTTCCACTCTCGCGGAATCCGGCGGTTCGCCAGCGGCTTGCCGGATGTCTCGTGCAGTTGCACGGGCTGAACGCGCTCTGGGAACGGTTGCGGGAGCGCATCGCGGTTGAGCATGACGCCGTCGCGGGAGCCCTCCTCAAGGCGGCGTCAGCCGCGACGGTCGACCAGGTGATGACAGCGTGCTCGCAGTTCCACGGTGCCGATGGTTTCCGGTCCGGAGGTGTGCAACAGATGCGGGCAGAGGCCGCCGTGTTCGGCATCGGCGGCGGCGCGACGGAGCTCATGCTCGATGTGGTGGCGGACCATCTTCCCGCCCTGTTGAAAGAACTCGAATCGTGA
- a CDS encoding acyl-CoA dehydrogenase family protein, whose protein sequence is MNDRVGNVCEVVQKHAAEMDAAAEFPTAALTELRRQGLLGLLAPRHHGGLGGTLDDMLEVTVALGRVDLSVAMIFAMHSQQVAAIVAHAAQPFGDDLLAQLGDEGLYLASVTTEAGKGGHLLSAESQLGDDGDSVVLDRFAPIVTGGAHADGFLVSVRSPRAQSEHEVSLVYAHRDQLDIVVSGAWNPLGMRASHSVALQLTGRIPAGQVIGAHGGFRRIAVTCFAPLAHLGWAAAWLGAAAGAMSRVVSLLRAPAERGRLNLESELLLARLSRARQRLETVHALTRHTAAAVSGAMDGGADLSRPRYQLLINSLKITASEECYRVIEDLIDVVGLKHGYLKDSPTGLERSLRDLRSAALNFSNDRLHLADGRLALLDPEVGFV, encoded by the coding sequence TTGAACGACCGCGTGGGCAACGTCTGCGAGGTGGTTCAGAAGCACGCCGCGGAGATGGACGCGGCAGCTGAGTTCCCCACGGCGGCGCTCACGGAGCTTCGCAGGCAGGGACTACTCGGACTGCTCGCGCCCAGGCACCACGGTGGCCTTGGCGGAACGCTGGACGACATGCTGGAGGTGACGGTCGCGCTGGGCCGCGTCGACCTCTCCGTGGCGATGATCTTTGCCATGCACAGTCAGCAGGTCGCGGCCATCGTCGCTCATGCCGCCCAGCCCTTCGGCGACGATCTCCTGGCGCAGCTGGGTGACGAGGGGTTGTACCTGGCTTCGGTGACTACCGAAGCGGGCAAGGGCGGCCATCTGCTGAGCGCCGAGTCACAGTTGGGCGATGACGGCGACAGCGTGGTTCTCGATCGCTTCGCACCCATCGTGACAGGCGGCGCGCACGCTGACGGTTTCCTGGTGAGCGTGCGGAGTCCGCGGGCGCAGTCCGAGCACGAAGTCTCGCTCGTCTATGCCCATCGCGATCAACTGGACATTGTGGTTTCGGGTGCCTGGAACCCGCTCGGCATGCGCGCGAGCCACAGTGTCGCGCTCCAGTTGACCGGTCGCATCCCGGCCGGCCAGGTCATCGGCGCACACGGTGGGTTCAGGAGGATCGCGGTCACCTGCTTCGCGCCCTTGGCACACCTGGGCTGGGCGGCCGCCTGGTTGGGTGCCGCGGCTGGGGCGATGTCGCGAGTCGTCAGCTTGCTGCGCGCCCCTGCCGAGCGTGGACGACTCAACCTCGAATCGGAGCTGCTCCTGGCGAGATTGTCACGGGCGCGGCAGCGACTGGAGACCGTCCATGCGCTGACCCGCCACACGGCGGCAGCGGTCTCGGGGGCAATGGACGGTGGCGCTGACCTTTCGCGTCCGCGGTACCAACTGTTGATCAACTCACTCAAGATCACCGCTTCCGAGGAGTGCTACCGGGTGATCGAAGACCTGATCGACGTCGTGGGGTTGAAGCACGGATACCTGAAGGACTCGCCCACCGGCCTCGAGCGCTCACTGCGCGACCTCCGCTCGGCGGCGCTCAACTTCAGCAATGACCGGCTGCACCTCGCCGACGGGAGACTCGCCTTGCTCGATCCGGAGGTGGGTTTTGTCTGA
- a CDS encoding amino acid adenylation domain-containing protein, which produces MGTGSTMHEWFSTSARAYASEPALEVAGEVLTYEQLRIRAERLADRVVEANNGAVPRRIGLLAGRSVLAYTGYLAIASLGAAVVPLNPGFPEERNAAIAGAAGLDFVLAQEDCSVRKLSARALTLPASPNSLRGQVRPRARSSEPDRLCYILFTSGSTGRPKGVPIRHQNLAAFLTYVIDRYGLMPGDRVSQTFDLTFDLSVFDLFATWGAGATLVVPSRAELLAPARFVAARGLTHWFSVPSVVSFAMRLRALSASSMPALRWSLFCGEPLTVAHARAWQAAAPASVIENLYGPTELTLSCSQYRVSPHSLREGRSGGEVLPIGQLYPGLERLVLNEQGFPDTEGELCVRGVQRFPGYLDPADNAGRFVEWEGGTPRVVSEPIQPSDRLWYRTGDRVRLSDVGLVHLGRTDQQVKIRGYRVELGDVESVLRSEAGVVDAVAFVVSIAGNDEVVAACTGRDLDAVALTSRLRERLPEYMAPSSVTVFREFPLSASGKVDRRSLLAKINPGSRREVSSSPGGRE; this is translated from the coding sequence ATGGGTACCGGTTCGACGATGCACGAGTGGTTTTCCACCTCAGCGCGGGCGTATGCCTCCGAACCCGCTCTGGAAGTGGCCGGCGAGGTATTGACCTATGAGCAGCTGCGCATTCGGGCCGAGCGGTTGGCGGATCGCGTCGTGGAGGCCAACAACGGCGCTGTGCCGCGGAGGATCGGTCTGCTCGCCGGCCGATCGGTGCTGGCGTACACCGGGTACCTCGCGATCGCCTCGCTGGGGGCGGCCGTGGTACCGCTGAACCCCGGGTTCCCAGAAGAGCGGAACGCGGCGATCGCCGGCGCTGCCGGCCTGGACTTCGTCCTGGCCCAGGAGGACTGCTCGGTCCGGAAGCTGTCTGCGAGAGCACTTACGTTGCCGGCGTCGCCCAACTCCTTGCGCGGCCAGGTGCGACCACGAGCGCGCTCGTCCGAGCCGGATCGGCTCTGCTACATCCTGTTCACCTCGGGGTCGACCGGCAGGCCGAAAGGAGTGCCGATTCGCCACCAGAACCTCGCCGCCTTCCTCACCTACGTCATAGACCGTTATGGCCTGATGCCGGGCGATCGGGTGTCGCAGACCTTCGATCTCACCTTCGACCTGTCGGTCTTCGACCTGTTCGCGACCTGGGGGGCGGGCGCGACGCTCGTCGTGCCCAGCCGAGCGGAGCTGCTGGCTCCTGCGCGGTTCGTGGCCGCGCGTGGGCTCACACACTGGTTCTCCGTGCCGTCGGTGGTGTCCTTCGCGATGCGGTTACGCGCCCTGTCCGCGAGTTCGATGCCGGCGCTGCGCTGGAGCTTGTTCTGTGGCGAACCACTGACGGTGGCTCATGCGCGTGCGTGGCAGGCCGCCGCGCCGGCGAGCGTCATCGAGAATCTCTACGGACCGACCGAGCTGACGTTGAGCTGCAGCCAATACCGGGTGTCCCCGCACTCGTTGCGGGAAGGGCGATCCGGCGGCGAGGTCCTGCCGATCGGTCAGTTGTATCCGGGCCTGGAGCGGCTGGTGCTCAACGAGCAAGGTTTCCCGGACACGGAGGGCGAGTTGTGCGTCCGGGGGGTTCAGCGCTTTCCCGGTTACCTCGACCCGGCCGACAATGCCGGGCGTTTCGTCGAATGGGAGGGCGGAACCCCGCGGGTTGTTTCGGAGCCGATTCAGCCGTCCGATCGGCTGTGGTACCGCACCGGGGACCGGGTGCGCCTGTCGGACGTCGGGCTTGTGCACTTGGGACGGACCGACCAGCAGGTGAAGATACGCGGCTACCGGGTCGAACTGGGGGACGTGGAGTCGGTACTGCGGTCCGAGGCCGGTGTGGTGGATGCCGTTGCCTTCGTGGTTTCCATTGCCGGCAACGACGAGGTCGTGGCGGCGTGTACCGGGCGGGACCTCGACGCGGTGGCGCTGACCAGCAGGCTGCGCGAGCGCCTGCCGGAGTACATGGCGCCCTCCTCGGTGACCGTCTTCCGGGAATTTCCGCTCAGCGCGAGCGGCAAGGTCGATCGTCGTTCGTTGCTGGCCAAAATCAATCCGGGTTCCCGGCGTGAGGTTTCGAGTTCCCCGGGGGGTCGGGAATGA
- a CDS encoding DeoR/GlpR family DNA-binding transcription regulator: protein MDRHERLNTLLEMVGQRTRIDVEETARELQVSPATIRRDLDHLAGRQLLTRTRGGAVTSNVAYDLPLRHKTASHAQEKQRIGAAAARLVQRGMIVGVSGGTTATEVSRALATRPEFNEGDGTPALTVVTNALNIAHELAVRQSIKIVTTGGVARTRSFELTGPLAALVLQEISLDLAFIGVDAIDVVRGLYAHHEAEASVNRLFGSRAQEVVAVADSSKLGGFAFARICGPLDIHVLVTDSGADPDHVAAFERNGVRVVVA from the coding sequence GTGGATCGACACGAACGCCTGAACACGCTGCTGGAAATGGTCGGGCAGCGCACCAGGATTGACGTCGAAGAAACCGCGAGAGAACTTCAGGTCTCTCCCGCGACGATTCGGCGCGACCTCGACCACCTCGCGGGTCGACAATTGCTGACCCGCACTCGGGGCGGCGCCGTCACGAGCAATGTCGCCTACGATCTGCCGTTACGGCACAAAACGGCCAGCCACGCTCAGGAAAAGCAGCGGATAGGCGCGGCGGCGGCGCGGCTCGTGCAGCGCGGGATGATCGTCGGGGTCAGTGGCGGCACCACCGCGACGGAGGTCAGCCGCGCGCTGGCCACCCGCCCGGAGTTCAACGAGGGCGACGGCACGCCGGCGCTGACGGTGGTCACGAACGCACTCAACATCGCGCACGAGCTGGCGGTCCGGCAAAGCATCAAGATCGTGACCACCGGTGGCGTGGCGCGGACGCGGTCATTCGAGCTGACCGGGCCACTCGCGGCGCTGGTGCTGCAGGAGATCAGCCTCGACCTCGCGTTCATCGGGGTGGACGCGATCGACGTGGTGCGCGGCCTCTACGCCCACCACGAGGCGGAGGCGAGCGTCAACCGGCTGTTCGGATCCCGGGCGCAGGAGGTCGTGGCGGTCGCGGACAGCTCGAAGCTCGGCGGGTTCGCGTTCGCCCGGATCTGCGGGCCGCTGGACATCCACGTGCTGGTCACCGACAGCGGCGCCGACCCGGACCACGTGGCGGCGTTCGAGCGCAACGGGGTGCGCGTCGTGGTGGCGTGA
- a CDS encoding phosphopantetheine-binding protein — MDAVFVDVLRRFLPLLGEQEMTAEAPLRELGLDSMQSIELLFALEDTFSIRLPEDVLTEETFSTAGRLWRATSAAIGDGSTAAGRT, encoded by the coding sequence ATGGATGCCGTCTTCGTCGACGTTTTACGTCGTTTCCTGCCGCTCCTGGGAGAGCAGGAGATGACCGCGGAGGCCCCGCTTCGAGAACTGGGGCTCGATTCGATGCAATCGATCGAGCTGCTGTTCGCGCTGGAGGACACCTTCTCGATTCGGTTGCCGGAAGACGTACTGACCGAGGAGACCTTCAGTACCGCCGGCCGCCTTTGGCGGGCCACGTCTGCCGCCATCGGTGACGGATCTACCGCGGCAGGCAGGACGTGA
- a CDS encoding acyl carrier protein: MDVSSVDAGLFDCLQINLAVLASHYHGAATPYRLGAELHFNPRSRQNSLPTVEPSLGQQLEAADERLGLASIQRVDTASAHEALGSDVPVYLITDAAYLPWLPYYRQKHVEHSFLLEPAGDGVWIIDGYRNETIWGPAEPCRFKRDRSAVVDLIRTLPDLSAIWFEPRPLPAPPPLSFEMSRQSLRSYLSTYAEHPDRETALDRFSLEIWLLHRSRRLHTRYRCEFRGDVSPAVRTHLQEWSKMVARVYLAYRRVAQGRPEPPGLFTAVGNLLGEDGSVFVPESPVSDGTDVHAGVRATVATVLGLPEQLVEQGELTNLPAFSSLRMIEIVERLERVFAVEFPPGSLLPEKLVRVDDLCELVRDARRQAV, encoded by the coding sequence ATGGACGTATCGTCGGTCGATGCCGGGCTCTTCGATTGTCTTCAGATCAATCTCGCGGTCCTGGCGAGTCACTATCATGGCGCTGCCACGCCTTACCGGCTCGGTGCGGAATTACATTTCAACCCGCGCTCACGGCAGAACTCGTTGCCCACTGTCGAACCTTCTCTGGGCCAGCAGCTGGAAGCGGCGGACGAAAGGCTTGGTCTCGCCTCGATTCAGCGCGTCGATACGGCGTCCGCTCACGAAGCCCTCGGTTCCGACGTCCCCGTTTACCTGATCACCGACGCGGCGTACCTGCCGTGGTTGCCCTATTACCGGCAGAAGCACGTCGAGCACAGCTTCCTGCTGGAACCGGCTGGTGACGGCGTCTGGATCATCGATGGCTATCGAAACGAAACGATATGGGGACCCGCTGAGCCGTGTCGGTTCAAACGTGATCGATCCGCCGTGGTCGATCTGATCCGGACGCTGCCCGATCTGAGTGCGATCTGGTTCGAACCGCGACCGTTGCCGGCGCCGCCGCCGTTGTCGTTCGAGATGTCGCGGCAGAGTCTGCGCTCGTATTTGTCGACGTATGCCGAGCACCCGGACCGGGAAACGGCCTTAGATCGGTTCAGCCTTGAGATCTGGTTGCTGCACCGATCTCGCCGCCTGCATACCCGCTATCGCTGCGAATTTCGCGGAGACGTCTCTCCGGCGGTGCGGACGCACCTCCAGGAATGGAGCAAAATGGTCGCGAGGGTGTACTTGGCGTATCGGCGAGTGGCCCAGGGCAGGCCGGAGCCGCCTGGGTTGTTCACCGCAGTGGGGAATCTGCTGGGTGAGGACGGCAGCGTCTTCGTGCCCGAGTCGCCCGTGAGCGACGGCACGGACGTTCACGCGGGCGTCCGGGCAACCGTCGCGACGGTCCTGGGTCTCCCGGAACAGCTCGTGGAACAGGGTGAACTGACGAATCTCCCAGCCTTCAGCTCCCTGCGCATGATCGAAATCGTCGAACGGTTGGAGCGTGTGTTCGCCGTCGAGTTCCCGCCAGGAAGCCTGCTGCCCGAGAAGCTTGTTCGTGTCGATGATCTGTGCGAGCTGGTGCGGGACGCGCGCCGGCAGGCCGTGTGA
- a CDS encoding Dyp-type peroxidase — translation MAVDLSTPLSWRAATGDAATMLDELQPNIVKAHVRDHLSVLFLGFGDAAEAKAFLKALAGLMKSAKTHLQEIEAFKASTGGGTTYVGLGLTATGYGKLGIAATPGDPSFQGGAKKAAENLVDPPVSGWEPPYQEPIDAVVLIGDANAAATRAKRAEVLALLPRSVTVLGEETGRGLANENGDGIEHFGYVDGRSQPLFLTEDVETERDTTDGINEWDPSTPLAQILVPDSAAPDPNVHFGSYFVFRKLEQNVQLFKQAEQDLAEELTLKGEDAERAGAMLVGRFEDGTPLVVQSAAGSHHPVENDFSYDSDKLGQKCPFQAHIRKTNPRGSGGAEPPERERLHLMARRGQTYGRRLDDPSADLPPVVRPTKDVGLLFMAFNSDLANQFEFTQRLWANNPGFPVTPDGSRPGLDPVIGQGQRPGSNYSRDWGRNGAQPVDAIPQAVTLKGGEYFFMPSLAFLRSL, via the coding sequence ATGGCCGTTGACCTGTCCACCCCGCTGTCGTGGCGGGCCGCCACCGGCGACGCCGCCACGATGCTGGACGAGTTGCAGCCGAACATCGTGAAGGCACACGTGCGCGATCACCTGTCCGTGTTGTTCCTGGGCTTCGGCGACGCAGCCGAGGCGAAGGCGTTCCTCAAGGCGCTCGCCGGGCTGATGAAGTCGGCGAAGACCCACCTCCAAGAGATCGAGGCGTTCAAGGCGAGCACCGGTGGCGGGACGACGTACGTGGGCCTGGGGCTGACCGCGACGGGGTACGGGAAGCTGGGGATCGCTGCCACGCCTGGGGATCCGTCCTTCCAGGGCGGTGCGAAGAAGGCCGCCGAGAACCTGGTCGACCCGCCGGTCAGCGGCTGGGAGCCGCCGTACCAGGAGCCGATCGACGCGGTGGTGCTGATCGGCGACGCGAACGCGGCCGCCACGCGGGCGAAGCGGGCCGAGGTGCTGGCGCTACTGCCGCGGTCGGTGACCGTGCTGGGCGAGGAGACCGGGCGCGGGCTCGCGAACGAGAACGGCGACGGCATCGAGCATTTCGGATACGTCGACGGGCGCAGTCAGCCGCTTTTCCTCACCGAGGACGTGGAAACCGAGCGGGACACCACCGACGGAATCAATGAATGGGATCCCTCGACACCGCTGGCGCAGATCCTGGTCCCCGATTCCGCGGCGCCGGACCCGAACGTGCACTTCGGCAGCTACTTCGTTTTCCGGAAACTGGAACAGAATGTGCAGCTGTTCAAGCAGGCGGAACAGGATCTGGCCGAAGAACTGACGCTGAAGGGCGAGGACGCGGAACGCGCGGGCGCGATGCTCGTCGGCCGTTTCGAGGACGGTACCCCGCTCGTCGTGCAGAGCGCGGCCGGTTCGCATCATCCGGTGGAGAACGATTTCAGCTACGACAGCGACAAGCTCGGGCAGAAATGCCCCTTCCAGGCACACATCCGCAAGACGAACCCGCGGGGCTCGGGCGGCGCCGAACCCCCGGAACGCGAGCGGCTGCACCTGATGGCCCGGCGGGGCCAGACCTACGGCCGGCGGCTGGACGATCCCAGCGCCGACCTGCCGCCGGTGGTCCGCCCGACGAAGGACGTCGGACTGCTGTTCATGGCCTTCAACAGCGACCTGGCCAACCAGTTCGAGTTCACCCAGCGTCTGTGGGCGAACAACCCCGGCTTCCCCGTCACCCCGGACGGTTCGCGGCCCGGGCTCGACCCTGTCATCGGACAGGGCCAGCGGCCCGGCTCGAACTATTCGCGGGACTGGGGCCGGAACGGAGCGCAGCCGGTCGACGCGATCCCGCAGGCGGTCACGCTCAAGGGCGGCGAATACTTCTTCATGCCGTCGCTTGCCTTCCTGCGGAGTTTGTGA